Proteins encoded together in one Catellatospora citrea window:
- a CDS encoding 2-phosphosulfolactate phosphatase encodes MSLQAGLLRRTISPVSIVGMDAEIPAGGIVVVIDVIRAFTTAAVAFERGVTEIACAPSAEIGRGLRRLHPDRLLIGEVNGLKPADFDFGNSPFEMSTAQLDGRRLIQATSNGTLGLSRCPNPAALLAVSALNVGATARWIASNHADTPYTLICTGRTTEDWACARHLADLLEGSAPRRADLVTGIMDGAAEHDHHYARLPASERPDTSRDLSFCCDVDRSAFAMVGEVRKDHVVLAKVPC; translated from the coding sequence ATGTCCTTGCAAGCCGGACTTCTGCGGCGAACGATCAGCCCCGTGTCGATCGTAGGTATGGATGCCGAAATCCCGGCCGGCGGAATCGTCGTCGTCATCGATGTCATCCGGGCTTTCACCACGGCGGCGGTTGCCTTTGAGCGCGGTGTGACAGAAATAGCCTGTGCCCCGTCAGCCGAGATCGGGCGAGGTCTCCGGCGGCTACACCCGGACCGTCTCCTGATCGGGGAGGTCAACGGGCTCAAGCCCGCAGATTTCGACTTCGGGAACTCGCCGTTCGAGATGTCGACGGCGCAGCTCGACGGCCGACGGCTGATCCAGGCGACGTCGAACGGCACGCTCGGGCTCTCCCGATGTCCGAACCCGGCGGCACTGCTGGCGGTGTCGGCGCTGAATGTCGGTGCCACCGCCCGATGGATCGCGAGCAACCACGCCGACACTCCGTACACCCTCATCTGCACAGGGCGGACCACTGAGGACTGGGCCTGTGCGAGGCACCTGGCCGACCTTCTCGAAGGGTCGGCACCGCGGCGGGCAGACCTGGTCACGGGGATCATGGACGGCGCCGCGGAACATGATCACCACTATGCGCGACTACCCGCGTCCGAACGCCCTGATACTTCCAGGGACCTCAGCTTCTGCTGCGACGTCGACCGGTCCGCATTCGCCATGGTCGGCGAAGTCCGCAAAGATCACGTGGTCCTCGCCAAGGTGCCGTGCTGA
- a CDS encoding antibiotic biosynthesis monooxygenase family protein, which yields MTIVKINAITVPADSGDELARRFAARAGAVDDQDGFEGFELLRPNDERTTWLVVTRWRDEQAFQAWVSSPAFAHGHRSAAERAGESAPPPVGVHSEVWSYVPAGGSGPARP from the coding sequence ATGACCATTGTCAAGATCAATGCCATCACCGTGCCGGCCGACAGCGGTGACGAGTTGGCGCGCCGCTTCGCCGCGCGGGCCGGCGCCGTCGATGATCAGGACGGATTCGAAGGCTTCGAGTTGCTCCGCCCGAACGACGAGCGGACCACGTGGCTCGTCGTCACCCGCTGGCGCGACGAGCAGGCATTCCAGGCCTGGGTCAGTTCGCCCGCGTTCGCACACGGGCACCGCTCGGCGGCCGAGCGCGCAGGCGAGTCGGCGCCGCCGCCGGTCGGGGTGCACAGCGAGGTCTGGTCGTACGTTCCCGCCGGCGGGTCGGGCCCGGCACGACCCTGA